The window GCAGGTGTCGCTCCGGGCCCCGCCCCGACAGCACCTGGGCgggtgggacacagctggagacacacctgggcgcacctggaTAATCCTGAGagacacctggacacacctggacacacctggacacatcCCGagccacacccacacacctggacacacacctggcccccccccccccccccccccccccccccccccccccccccccccccccccccccccccccccccccccccccccccccccccccccccccccccccccccccccccccccccccccccccccccccccccccccccccccccccccccccccccccccccccccccccccccccccccccccccccccccccccccccccccccccccccccccccccccccccccccccccccccccccccccccccccccccccccccccccccccccccccccccccccccccccccccccccccccccccccccccccccccccccccccccccccccccccccccccccccccccccccccccccccccccccccccccccccccccccccccccccccccccccccccccccccccccccccccccccccccccccccccccccccccccccccccccccccccccccccccccccccccccccccccccccccccccccccccccccccccccccccccccccccccccccccccccccccccccccccccccccccccccccccccccccccccccccccccccccccccccccccccccccccccccccccccccccccccccccccccccccccccccccccccccccccccccccccccccccccccccccccccccccccccccccccccccccccccccccccccccccccccccccccccccccccccccccccccccccccccccccccccccccccccccccccccccccccccccccccccccccccccccccccccccccccccccccccccccccccccccccccccccccccccccccccccccccccccccccccccccccccccccccccccccccccccccccccccccccccccccccccccccccccccccccccccccccccccccccccccccccccccccccccccccccccccccccccccccccccccccccccccccccccccccccccccccccccccccccccccccccccccccccccccccccccccccccccccccccccccccccccccccccccccccccccccccccccccccccccccccccccccccccccccccccccccccccccccccccccccccccccccccccccctgtgcccccctgccccccccccctCACCTCCTGGGTGCGCCTCTCCTGCGCCTCCACGGCCTCACgcagcagcgccagcagcagctcgggctggggacacacctgggtcacacctgggcacacctgggcacacctgggcacacctgggtgtacctgggcgcacctggagtacacctggacacagctggggtacacctgggcgcacctgggtGCACCTGGGAGGGGCCACACCCTCACCTGGGTGaagctggggacacctgggtggGGCTATGCCctcacctggggcacacctgggcacacctgggtgtacctgggcacacctggagtacacctggacacagctgggtgcacctgggcacacctgggcacacttGGGTGTACCTGGGAGAGACCACACTCTCACCTGGatgcacctgggcacacctgagtgTGGCTATGccctcacctgggcacacctggatgcACCTGGGCACACTTGGGAGGGACCACAccctcacctgggcacacctggcgcacacctggacacacccGGGAGACACCCCACCCTCACCTGGGCACGCCCAGGCCCCgcccctcacctgtcccccccTCACCTGCGCGTCGGGGTCGTCCAGGGCGCGGGCCAGCGCCAGGCAGGGCGGCCCAGGTGGGCGCAGCAGGTCGGTGCAGCCAGGTAACACCTGGCGCAGGGAGAGCGGCTCGCAGGTGGCGCAGAGGGAGCCGTGGGCCCTGcgggggacaggtgagctcaggtgtgtcctGTGCACCTGTGCAGCCTCACctgagctcaggtgtgtcaTCTACGCCTGTGTGTCCCCATCATCTatgggggacaggtgagctcaggtgtgttcTGTGCACCTGTACAGACTCATCTatgggggacaggtgagctcaggtgtgttcTGTGCACCTGTACAGACTCATCTatgggggacaggtgagctcaggtgtgttcTGTGCACCTGTACAGACTCATCTatgggggacaggtgagctcaggtgtgtcctGTGCACCTGTGCAGCCTCACctgagctcaggtgtgtcaTCTACGCCTGTGTGTCCCCATCATCTatgggggacaggtgagctcaggtgtgttcTGTGCACCTGTACAGACTCATCTatgggggacaggtgagctcaggtgtaTCTTCCACACCTGTACAGCCTCACCTGGCTCAGGTGTGCCATCTACACCTGTGTGTCCCCATCTa of the Ficedula albicollis isolate OC2 unplaced genomic scaffold, FicAlb1.5 N01324, whole genome shotgun sequence genome contains:
- the LOC101806341 gene encoding carnitine O-acetyltransferase-like — its product is MTHLSSGEAAQVHRTHLSSPVPRRAHGSLCATCEPLSLRQVLPGCTDLLRPPGPPCLALARALDDPDAQPELLLALLREAVEAQERRTQEVLSGRGPERHLQRLREAALQAGEPLPEIFLDPGYAQATHFRLCTLQVTPDPPGGP